From the Daucus carota subsp. sativus chromosome 8, DH1 v3.0, whole genome shotgun sequence genome, one window contains:
- the LOC108199713 gene encoding mitochondrial-processing peptidase subunit alpha, with protein sequence MYRLRPIKGGASNRRLARLASSSAVATAAKSSSSGGLFGWLTGGKGSSCPPLDVPMDVSIPPALPDHVEQGKTQITTLQNGLKIASETAAGPAASLGLFINSGSIYEKPHEYGTTHLLERMAFKSTYNRSHLRIVREMEAIGGNMTSAASREHMSYTYDAIKTYLPQMVELLIDTVRNPAFLDWEVNEQIKKVKEEISEASKNPTALILEALHSAGYNGALANPLMAPESALEGLDAKTVEQFVAENYTAPRMVLAASGVDHAELVKYAEPLLSDLPSASRPQEPKSVYVGGDSRVYAGSQPTNIALAFELPGGWHQLKDSMTLTVLQMLMGGGGSFSAGGPGKGMYSRLYLRVLNEFPAIQSFSAFSSIYNNTGLFGIMATTGSDFVSETVDIACRELIVITNPIQIDQVQLNRAKQATKAAILMNLESRVVAAEDMGKQILTYGERKPLDQYLKTIEEVTPQDIASIARKLISSPLTMATHGDVVHVPSYEVVSRRFQSK encoded by the exons ATGTATCGCCTTAGGCCTATTAAG GGAGGGGCCAGCAATAGGAGGCTGGCCAGGCTTGCAAGTTCCAGTGCTGTTGCAACTGCGGCCAAGTCATCATCTTCGGGGGGTTTATTTGGTTGGTTAACTGGAGGAAAAGGTAGTTCTTGCCCTCCTTTAGATGTGCCTATGGATGTTTCCATCCCTCCTGCACTACCAGATCACGTTGAACAGGGCAAGACTCAGATAACAACTCTCCAGAATGGTCTCAAAATAGCATCGGAAACGGCTGCG GGCCCTGCGGCATCGCTTGGGCTGTTCATCAACTCTGGCTCAATCTATGAAAAACCACATGAATATGGGACAACACACCTTCTTGAACGCATGGCTTTTAAAAGCACATATAACCGTAGCCACTTGCGTATAGTGCGGGAAATGGAAGCAATAGGTGGAAATATGACATCTGCTGCTTCTCGAGAACATATGAGTTATACCTACGATGCTATTAAAACTTATCTTCCCCAAATGGTAGAGTTGCTAATTGACACTGTCCGGAACCCTGCTTTTTTGGATTGGGAGGTCAATGAACAG ATAAAGAAAGTGAAAGAAGAGATATCTGAAGCTTCCAAAAATCCTACTGCTTTGATATTGGAGGCACTTCACTCTGCCGGTTATAATGGTGCATTAGCTAATCCTCTTATGGCACCAGAATCTGCACTGGAAGGCCTGGATGCCAAAACAGTGGAGCAGTTTGTCGCT gAAAATTACACTGCTCCTCGGATGGTGCTTGCTGCATCAGGAGTTGACCACGCGGAGCTAGTAAAATATGCCGAACCTCTTTTATCTGATCTACCTAGTGCTTCGCGACCTCAGGAGCCAAAATCGGTGTATGTTGGTGGTGATAGTCGTGTCTATGCTGGTTCCCAA ccaaccaatatagctcTTGCATTTGAACTTCCTGGTGGCTGGCATCAATTGAAGGATTCTATGACTCTTACGGTCCTTCAg ATGCTCATGGGTGGAGGCGGATCTTTCTCTGCTGGGGGTCCAGGAAAAGGGATGTACTCGCGACTAT ATCTTCGTGTCTTGAATGAGTTCCCAGCTATTCAGTCATTTTCTGCATTCAGCTCCATTTATAACAATACTGGCTTATTTGGAATCATGGCTACCACC GGTTCTGATTTTGTATCAGAAACTGTGGATATTGCATGTAGAGAACTTATTGTTATTACAAACCCTATACAGA TTGACCAGGTCCAGCTAAACCGAGCCAAACAGGCAACAAAGGCTGCAATATTGATGAATTTGGAATCCAGA GTGGTTGCAGCAGAAGACATGGGTAAACAAATTTTGACATATGGAGAGAG GAAACCTCTGGACCAATATTTGAAAACAATCGAGGAAGTGACGCCTCAGGATATTGCATCCATCGCAAGGAAGCTAATTTCTTCTCCCCTTACTATGGCAACCCACGGGGATG TTGTTCATGTCCCAAGCTACGAGGTGGTGAGCAGAAGGTTCCAATCCAAGTGA